The following proteins come from a genomic window of Terriglobia bacterium:
- a CDS encoding BamA/TamA family outer membrane protein, translated as MYRWFFLSLTLLLPLELLGQETVIPSAGRAAQIQEESQEKARQLASESPPASDNSLRNLGKLIHFVPIHFGVEGLGPGAGPAIHSRLLQETDGGHLALRLWGRLAIHEFYTAGAGLEFKTASPYNATFALEGSHSDLPQLEYYGPGPDSSIHNRTDFRREDTLFNLRAAVHTGHALAACRVGELLLNVGTGTNDKLASTQSVFGPDQAPGIAVQSNYLIPGCSAQIDLRDFPEDPHKGTFVAATFDRYFAQNQTRFSFSRPSIMAEQYIPFFNGKRVIALRARTELSFHSDNQVVPFYLQSTLGSDTDLRGFRRYRFYDENSIALTAEYRWEIATGLNMALFVDGGNVFHRPDQFSLAQMEGSAGFGLRFISQSDRKMLARLDMGFSREGFRVWLKVPELF; from the coding sequence TTGTACAGGTGGTTCTTTCTTTCTCTCACACTCCTCTTACCTCTGGAACTGCTCGGCCAGGAGACTGTTATTCCTTCAGCAGGGCGCGCCGCTCAGATCCAGGAAGAGAGCCAGGAGAAAGCACGCCAGCTGGCTTCCGAATCACCCCCGGCAAGTGACAATTCCCTCCGCAACCTCGGAAAGTTGATTCACTTCGTACCGATCCACTTCGGAGTGGAAGGATTAGGACCGGGAGCCGGTCCCGCAATCCACTCCAGACTCCTTCAGGAGACCGACGGCGGACACCTTGCGCTCCGGTTATGGGGACGCCTGGCAATCCACGAATTCTATACGGCCGGTGCCGGCCTGGAATTCAAGACTGCTTCTCCGTATAACGCGACGTTCGCGCTTGAGGGTTCACACTCGGACTTGCCCCAACTCGAATACTACGGGCCAGGCCCAGACTCCTCGATTCACAATCGCACGGACTTCAGGAGAGAAGACACCCTTTTCAATTTGCGGGCAGCAGTACACACCGGCCACGCTCTGGCGGCTTGCCGGGTCGGCGAACTTTTGTTGAATGTCGGCACCGGCACCAACGACAAGCTTGCGAGCACACAATCGGTATTTGGACCGGACCAGGCACCCGGGATCGCTGTTCAAAGCAATTACCTGATTCCCGGCTGTTCCGCTCAAATCGATCTGCGGGACTTTCCTGAAGACCCGCATAAGGGGACATTTGTAGCGGCGACCTTCGACCGCTACTTCGCACAAAACCAGACTCGTTTCTCTTTCTCCCGCCCGTCGATAATGGCGGAACAGTACATTCCGTTTTTTAATGGCAAACGAGTGATAGCGCTTCGAGCCAGGACAGAACTGAGTTTTCATTCGGACAATCAGGTTGTTCCCTTTTATCTTCAGTCCACGCTGGGTAGCGATACGGACCTGCGCGGTTTCCGCCGCTATCGTTTCTATGACGAAAACTCGATCGCGCTGACCGCCGAATATCGATGGGAAATAGCCACAGGTCTGAATATGGCGTTATTTGTCGACGGCGGAAACGTGTTTCACCGTCCGGACCAATTCAGCCTGGCGCAAATGGAAGGTTCCGCAGGCTTCGGTTTGAGGTTCATAAGCCAGAGCGACAGAAAAATGCTGGCGCGCCTCGACATGGGTTTCAGCCGTGAGGGATTTCGGGTATGGCTCAAAGTACCCGAGCTGTTTTGA
- a CDS encoding pyrimidine/purine nucleoside phosphorylase gives MSAPAEFTGVTAVSKANIYFDGRVVSHTLHFPDGSKKTLGLIYPGSFEFKTDAAERMDITAGECRVRQAGQNEWKTYGAGTNFNVPAKSSFEVTVAAGIAEYVCSFE, from the coding sequence ATGTCAGCACCGGCGGAGTTCACGGGGGTTACGGCCGTCTCGAAAGCGAACATTTATTTTGACGGGCGCGTCGTAAGCCACACGCTACACTTTCCCGATGGCAGCAAAAAGACGCTTGGTTTGATTTACCCGGGCAGTTTTGAGTTCAAAACGGATGCCGCAGAACGGATGGATATCACAGCGGGTGAATGCCGGGTGCGCCAGGCGGGACAGAATGAATGGAAAACTTACGGCGCTGGCACGAATTTCAATGTGCCTGCCAAATCCTCATTCGAGGTCACTGTCGCAGCCGGCATTGCCGAGTACGTCTGCTCCTTCGAATAA
- a CDS encoding M28 family peptidase, whose translation MKNDMRSSALTAVAVGVLLLIAPFLLQSRQRSQAAVDDPVKTLAGRLDLERYKATLRGLAQFGDRRQGTERNRKAVDWIDAQLKSYGCTNTERVKYMYPENPVPQAAGARGGRGAAGAAGAQAAAPRGQVARGVGGVGRQAKVVESGEIVNGPGGSRVYGVSAAVGVNNDPNRQPDARLRELNVEPSKNGPREEVYCTKVGATHPEEMYIVAGHMDGIGWGEAVNDDGSGTALVMELARIFNMPDVQTDRSIRFALWNNEESGLNGARAYVAQRAALQGKEDPPGSKKYPEPRWLGMIQHDMMMWDHGMPRPDGTWNPEQRPEADVNIEFQSTSKFADDAMKLAFFFRAANEKYATDYPAAVGPHMTNTDSDPFMNLIPAISFRENERGMQTGGGWNPTWHQPIDVYSTFSDKDFRLGLNAAQTTLGAVGQLAGAKLKK comes from the coding sequence GTGAAAAACGACATGCGGTCGAGCGCTCTGACGGCGGTTGCGGTTGGTGTGCTCCTTCTGATTGCTCCATTTCTGTTACAAAGCAGACAACGTTCGCAGGCGGCTGTCGACGATCCGGTAAAGACTTTGGCGGGACGTTTGGACCTGGAACGATACAAAGCGACGTTGCGGGGACTCGCCCAGTTCGGCGACCGGCGTCAGGGCACGGAACGAAATCGAAAAGCTGTCGATTGGATCGACGCTCAGCTCAAGAGCTATGGCTGCACCAATACCGAGAGAGTGAAGTATATGTATCCGGAGAATCCGGTGCCGCAAGCCGCGGGCGCAAGGGGCGGCCGGGGCGCGGCGGGTGCAGCGGGTGCGCAGGCGGCTGCTCCACGCGGTCAAGTCGCACGCGGTGTGGGCGGCGTCGGACGCCAGGCCAAAGTGGTCGAAAGCGGTGAGATCGTCAACGGGCCGGGCGGCAGCCGGGTATACGGGGTTTCGGCCGCTGTCGGTGTCAACAATGATCCCAACCGCCAGCCCGATGCCCGGCTCAGAGAACTCAACGTCGAACCCAGCAAGAATGGGCCACGCGAAGAGGTGTACTGCACGAAGGTCGGCGCTACTCATCCGGAAGAGATGTACATTGTTGCCGGGCACATGGATGGAATCGGCTGGGGTGAAGCCGTTAACGACGATGGTTCCGGCACCGCGCTGGTTATGGAACTGGCTCGTATTTTCAACATGCCCGATGTCCAGACCGATCGTTCCATTCGGTTCGCCCTGTGGAATAACGAGGAGAGCGGCCTGAACGGCGCTCGGGCCTATGTGGCGCAACGCGCGGCTCTTCAGGGCAAGGAAGATCCTCCGGGATCTAAAAAATATCCCGAGCCCAGATGGCTGGGGATGATCCAGCACGACATGATGATGTGGGATCACGGCATGCCACGCCCCGACGGTACCTGGAACCCCGAGCAGCGGCCCGAAGCCGACGTCAACATCGAATTCCAGTCCACCTCCAAGTTCGCCGACGATGCGATGAAGCTGGCCTTCTTTTTCCGGGCGGCCAATGAGAAATACGCCACGGATTATCCTGCGGCCGTCGGTCCTCACATGACCAACACGGATTCCGATCCCTTCATGAATCTGATTCCCGCAATCAGCTTCCGTGAAAACGAACGTGGAATGCAGACGGGCGGCGGCTGGAACCCGACGTGGCATCAACCCATCGACGTCTACTCCACCTTTTCAGACAAGGACTTCCGCCTCGGTCTCAACGCCGCTCAAACGACGCTGGGTGCAGTGGGGCAGCTGGCGGGCGCAAAGCTGAAAAAATAG
- a CDS encoding DUF6178 family protein, whose product MKKNFKGSPARATEDRRTVLARILDTPHLERVVPQMQPELLHRVIQSCGLEDCGELVMLATPGQLARIFDLDLWQPAEPGMDDRFDADRFGVWLEVLAESGAGAAAQKLASMSAALVIAGLAQHVRVFDGAVVTPYRTTDGIEVTPLPDIDGLVCDVGGYRVVAKRTDSWDAIVEILIALDAEHSGYFDTVMRGCRALSNAGYEVDGLDDLLVQEQQAMFDLELDREHRRDRQGYVTPAQARAFLEMSRRVQLESAAMPPENPLARAYFRSLNQRAADRKAPGDTPSAATGNAAAALADVLLEAGIIAQPPRALLKGSQDTADELVTLRHIREHMQLAFDRDHAAYARRNEELTYLANTVMAGCALQGRPFTAQEAWDAAVAVCNLGLENWPPLWSPPDGLVTVFQAGWTVLHEQAGIFAARRLLEILAGLQCSDRDIQNELHALRIKLSAACRSGTPWLARGALDVIAILDTTAWAALLGLIAEFPVLHAAAGASAFEFISENSQITVIRKFIQSLPEMLR is encoded by the coding sequence ATGAAAAAGAACTTCAAAGGTTCCCCGGCACGGGCAACGGAGGACCGCCGGACCGTACTCGCCCGGATTCTCGATACGCCGCACCTCGAGCGCGTTGTCCCGCAAATGCAGCCCGAGTTGCTTCATCGCGTGATCCAGAGTTGCGGCCTCGAAGATTGCGGCGAACTCGTGATGCTGGCGACGCCCGGGCAGCTCGCGCGGATCTTCGATCTCGACCTCTGGCAGCCGGCAGAACCGGGCATGGACGACCGGTTCGATGCCGATCGCTTTGGCGTATGGCTCGAGGTGCTGGCGGAATCCGGCGCCGGTGCGGCGGCGCAGAAGCTTGCATCGATGAGCGCCGCTCTTGTAATTGCCGGACTTGCGCAACACGTGCGGGTCTTCGACGGCGCGGTGGTTACGCCATATCGGACAACGGACGGGATCGAGGTCACACCGTTGCCAGACATTGATGGGCTCGTGTGCGACGTCGGCGGCTATAGGGTCGTTGCGAAGCGCACGGACTCGTGGGACGCGATCGTTGAAATTCTTATCGCGCTCGATGCGGAACACTCCGGCTATTTCGATACAGTGATGCGCGGATGCCGCGCGCTATCCAATGCCGGATACGAGGTCGATGGGCTGGATGACCTTCTTGTTCAAGAGCAACAGGCCATGTTCGACCTGGAACTCGATCGGGAACACCGGCGGGACAGACAGGGATATGTAACGCCGGCCCAGGCTCGGGCATTTCTTGAGATGTCGCGCAGAGTTCAACTCGAATCCGCAGCCATGCCGCCGGAAAATCCGCTCGCACGAGCGTATTTCCGCTCGCTCAACCAGCGGGCGGCAGATCGGAAAGCGCCAGGGGATACCCCATCCGCGGCTACCGGCAACGCTGCCGCTGCCTTGGCCGATGTACTTCTCGAAGCTGGAATCATCGCGCAACCGCCTCGCGCACTGCTCAAGGGCTCACAGGACACCGCGGATGAACTAGTAACTCTCCGGCACATCCGGGAACACATGCAGCTTGCGTTCGATCGTGATCACGCCGCATACGCAAGACGAAACGAAGAACTCACCTACCTCGCGAACACCGTTATGGCGGGCTGCGCTCTGCAAGGCAGGCCATTCACAGCCCAGGAGGCGTGGGATGCGGCCGTTGCAGTTTGCAACCTGGGGCTCGAGAACTGGCCGCCGTTGTGGAGTCCTCCAGACGGTCTTGTCACTGTGTTTCAGGCCGGGTGGACGGTCCTTCATGAGCAGGCCGGCATATTCGCTGCCAGGAGACTCCTGGAAATCCTCGCAGGTTTGCAGTGTAGCGACCGCGATATTCAGAACGAACTCCATGCCCTTCGCATCAAGCTGTCGGCAGCCTGCCGGTCAGGAACGCCATGGCTTGCTCGCGGCGCGCTGGATGTCATTGCGATCCTCGACACAACGGCATGGGCGGCACTGCTCGGCCTGATCGCGGAATTCCCGGTACTCCACGCCGCCGCCGGCGCGTCGGCTTTTGAATTTATCTCGGAGAACAGCCAGATTACTGTCATCCGCAAGTTCATTCAATCACTGCCGGAAATGCTGCGATAA
- a CDS encoding TIGR03435 family protein: MLKNTICAAALFITTGLPLSAFGSIPMFKPMQTPEPSFEAAAIKPTPPDSRARYTTMLGAHQFQAKGYTLKGLIAAAYSLPPRAVSGGADWTDVERYDILAATPGETRPTVDQQMAMVRTLLTERFGLKFHTEPKEFSAYLLTVARGGTRMKEAAAPDTQPMLVATVWPGDRIVLPARNATMAQLAATLQRAILDRPVLDKTDLTGAYDFDLEWTYDDTQFSGNLPPIASQNSGKPDLFAALQQQLGLRLESSKAAIDTIVIDSVQKPSEN, from the coding sequence ATGCTTAAGAACACCATCTGCGCAGCGGCTCTGTTCATCACCACGGGTTTGCCTTTATCCGCGTTCGGCTCGATCCCGATGTTCAAACCAATGCAAACGCCGGAACCCTCGTTTGAGGCAGCCGCGATCAAGCCGACGCCTCCCGACTCTCGGGCAAGATATACAACGATGCTCGGAGCGCATCAATTTCAGGCGAAAGGCTACACCCTCAAAGGGCTGATCGCGGCGGCATACAGTCTGCCGCCGCGAGCGGTGTCCGGAGGTGCGGATTGGACCGATGTCGAACGCTATGACATCCTCGCCGCGACGCCGGGTGAAACCCGCCCCACTGTGGATCAACAAATGGCAATGGTCCGGACCTTACTGACCGAGAGGTTTGGCCTTAAATTTCACACCGAGCCGAAGGAATTTTCCGCATATCTCCTGACGGTTGCCAGGGGCGGAACCCGGATGAAGGAAGCCGCAGCACCGGATACACAGCCGATGCTCGTCGCCACTGTGTGGCCGGGCGACCGCATCGTGCTGCCGGCCCGCAACGCAACAATGGCGCAGTTGGCCGCCACGTTACAACGCGCGATCCTGGATCGTCCGGTTCTGGACAAGACGGACCTGACCGGAGCTTATGATTTCGATCTCGAATGGACCTATGACGATACCCAATTCAGCGGAAATCTGCCGCCGATAGCATCCCAGAATTCCGGTAAACCGGACCTGTTTGCCGCGCTTCAGCAACAGCTTGGACTGCGGTTGGAGTCTTCGAAAGCGGCGATCGACACCATCGTCATCGATAGCGTGCAAAAACCCTCGGAGAATTAA
- a CDS encoding PQQ-dependent dehydrogenase, methanol/ethanol family translates to MTAQRVKWLLLGLPGIFLFTWATLREAQARQGAASGKVQQQQVKKIDDKTLKNAGKSTDWLSNGMNWNENRYSPMTQINPENVGKLSLAWSYELGTGGGNQQATPLYSNGVLYTITNWSIVAAVDAKTGKQIWRYDPEADRTMTQQGKSRLCCGVNSRGVALYEGKVLVPVIDGRMQALDAATGKLLWSTWAIPQPKEGEISSYSITIAARVAKGKVFIGNAGAEFPPFRGYISAFDVNTGKELWKFYVTPGDPAKGFESKAMEAAAKTWGGEWWKQGGGGSIWDGMAYDPDENLLYVGTGNGAVWSADVRNGGRQATRLDNLYVASIIALNADTGQLKWHYQCTPGDEWDYDAIQHLLLADIKIDGRNRKVVMQANKNGYFYVIDRTNGEFISASEMSQVSWATGIDPKTGRPNVHPDALYSSKKGVTVYPVQMHNTSQMSFNPNTGLIYVPIAVENTFSFVASDTFSPTPGSQNFGLNLGGARGGTPMASPPPHGPDRKNPDGSKVRGGILTAWDPATQKERWFAPGGGQSGGGTLSLASNLVFQTLGNGHLKAFTADKGEQLLDMAMPVTAGTGPPMTYMMDGKQYIAVMGGTGAPQRGGGGGRGRGAAPGTGSAGRGAPPQQEATAAAAQRGNGAPPAPAAPGANNPKLLVYAVQN, encoded by the coding sequence ATGACGGCACAGCGAGTGAAATGGCTTCTCCTGGGACTTCCCGGGATTTTCCTTTTTACATGGGCGACGTTGCGCGAAGCGCAAGCCCGGCAGGGCGCAGCATCAGGTAAAGTTCAGCAACAACAGGTCAAGAAGATCGACGATAAGACGCTCAAGAACGCAGGAAAAAGTACGGACTGGTTGAGCAACGGGATGAATTGGAACGAAAACCGGTACAGCCCGATGACTCAGATCAATCCCGAAAACGTGGGCAAATTGAGCCTGGCCTGGTCTTACGAACTGGGAACCGGCGGCGGCAACCAGCAGGCGACGCCTCTCTATTCGAACGGCGTCCTCTATACCATCACCAACTGGAGCATTGTTGCCGCAGTCGACGCGAAAACCGGCAAACAGATATGGCGCTATGACCCGGAAGCGGACCGCACGATGACGCAGCAGGGTAAATCGCGCCTCTGTTGTGGTGTGAATAGCCGCGGCGTTGCGCTATACGAAGGCAAGGTGCTCGTCCCCGTGATCGATGGCCGGATGCAGGCTTTGGATGCCGCGACCGGAAAACTGTTGTGGTCGACATGGGCGATTCCGCAGCCGAAAGAGGGTGAGATTTCTTCATACTCCATCACGATTGCGGCGCGTGTCGCGAAGGGCAAAGTTTTCATCGGGAATGCCGGCGCCGAATTTCCTCCATTCCGGGGATACATTTCCGCCTTCGATGTGAACACCGGCAAAGAGCTGTGGAAGTTCTACGTCACGCCGGGAGACCCTGCGAAGGGATTCGAGAGCAAAGCCATGGAAGCCGCAGCGAAAACCTGGGGCGGCGAATGGTGGAAGCAGGGCGGCGGCGGATCGATCTGGGACGGCATGGCCTACGATCCCGATGAGAACCTTTTGTATGTCGGAACCGGGAATGGCGCAGTCTGGTCCGCGGACGTTCGTAATGGCGGCAGGCAGGCGACGCGCCTGGACAATCTCTACGTCGCATCGATCATCGCCCTGAACGCAGATACCGGACAATTGAAGTGGCATTACCAATGCACGCCCGGAGACGAGTGGGACTATGACGCCATTCAGCACCTGCTCCTTGCGGATATCAAAATCGACGGCCGCAATCGCAAGGTCGTCATGCAGGCGAACAAGAACGGCTACTTCTACGTGATCGATCGCACGAACGGCGAATTCATCTCGGCGTCCGAGATGTCTCAGGTGAGCTGGGCTACCGGAATCGATCCGAAAACCGGGCGTCCCAATGTTCATCCCGACGCGCTTTACTCTTCGAAAAAAGGTGTGACGGTTTATCCGGTGCAGATGCACAACACGTCGCAGATGTCATTCAATCCGAACACCGGTCTGATTTATGTTCCGATCGCGGTCGAGAACACATTCAGCTTCGTTGCCTCTGACACGTTCTCTCCGACTCCAGGAAGCCAGAACTTCGGTCTCAATCTGGGTGGAGCCCGCGGCGGTACCCCGATGGCGTCGCCCCCTCCGCACGGACCCGACCGCAAGAATCCCGACGGCAGCAAAGTGCGCGGCGGCATTCTCACCGCCTGGGACCCAGCAACACAAAAGGAACGATGGTTCGCGCCCGGCGGCGGGCAGTCCGGCGGCGGCACGCTATCGCTGGCTTCAAACCTCGTTTTCCAGACGCTCGGCAACGGCCATCTGAAAGCATTTACTGCCGACAAGGGTGAACAGCTTCTCGATATGGCGATGCCGGTGACTGCCGGCACCGGCCCGCCGATGACCTACATGATGGACGGCAAGCAATACATCGCCGTCATGGGTGGAACCGGCGCTCCTCAACGCGGTGGAGGCGGTGGACGCGGACGTGGCGCCGCACCAGGAACTGGGAGTGCGGGACGTGGCGCACCACCTCAACAAGAGGCAACTGCAGCTGCGGCTCAACGTGGAAACGGTGCCCCGCCGGCCCCTGCCGCGCCCGGCGCCAATAATCCGAAACTGCTCGTTTACGCTGTTCAGAACTGA